GATGTTTTTTGACAAACCCACTCGATTGGAAGCAACGTTGGAAAAAGCAACAACAACGTTGGCTGTGCTGTTTCTTCTTCTGACTATCATATTGCTGATCATCTAACTAAGGTACATGACAGCCGGCTCGGACCAGGAGCCGGCTTTTCTTTATCATCGTATCCACCGTAGACCGCCAAGAAGGGTGGGCTAGAAAGCGAGAGTGAGGCAATGGACCTATCGGGATGGGAAATCCTGTGTCTGCTGCTGGCAGTGGTGGGATGGTTGGGCTCGATTCTGCCGGCCCTACCGGGTCTGCCGCTGTCCTTGGCGGCATTGATTGGATATGGGATTGTCACGGATTTTGCGGTAATTGGTACCGGTACTCTACTGCTGGCGGGATTGTTGACCTTGGTCAACTACTTTGTCGGGTACCTATTGGGAGCAAGACTGGCCAGAAGATTCGGACAGGTGGAGGTACCGGCTTGGGGAATCTTTATTGCTTCAATTTTAGGGAGTATGGTCATGGGTCCCATAGGTCTTCTCGCTGCTCCGATCTTGGTGGTGTTAGCTAGGGCACTGGTGGTGGGAGCTGGACTGCAGAGGGGGATACTCTCTGCCCTGGCCGTGGCCGGCAGCATGTTAGTTGAAGTGATGATGGAGTGGTTGGTGGCAACGTGGATCCTGATTCTCTTGCTGCGAGCCATATTCTAAGGCTGCCTATCTTGTAGATCGTAGCTTGCAAGACTGGACTGCAGGACTTTGCTTTGCCAATGCCGAAATGCTGACTAAGGTGTGAAAAGCCGCCCCAAGGGCGGTTTCTTTGTCTGTACGAGGAGGTTTTTTCGTGACTGCACTGGCCGAGACCCGGTGGATGATTCAACCTAATGACCCGGAACGGGCTCGCGTTCTGGCACAGGCAGTTGGCATTAGTCCCATCACAGCTCAGCTGCTGCTAAATCGAGGAATTACTACCCCCAAAGCCGCGCAGGAGTTTCTCTATCCATCTCTGTCTCAGTTACACTCCCCCTATGGGTTAGCGGACATGGACCGGGCGGTAGCAACCATCGTCGCCGCCATGGAGGCTGGACTGCCAATCACCATTTACGGCGATTATGACGTTGATGGCACATCTAGTGCGGCTTTGCTCATCAATGTCTTTCGGCGACTGGGTGTTTCCCACGTCGATTATTATATTCCCCATCGGATTGATGAGGGCTATGGTTTAAATGAGGCGGCGATCTACGACCTGGCACAGCGGGGCAGCAAGCTGTTGATCACCGTGGACTGCGGCGTGACTGCCGTGGAGGAAGTCGCTCTTGCTCAGCGGTTGGGAATGCAAGTGGTGGTGACGGATCACCATCAACCGGGCCGGGAATTGCCGGCGGCTGAAGCGGTGATCGACCCCCATCGCAGTGATTGTCGGTATCCCTTTCCCCATCTGGCGGGCGTTGGCGTGGCCTTCAAATTAGCCCAGGCCCTGCTCCACACCGTGGGCGGTGCCCCGGACCGTTGGGATGAGGTGGGAACCGAGTGGCTGGATCTGGTGGCACTGGGCACCATTGCCGATGTGGCCTCTGTCCATGGGGAAAATCGAGCTATTATCAAGTATGGCCTGGAGCGGATGGCGGCGAGCGCTAATCTGGGAATTCAGGCACTGATGGAGGTTGCTCGGGTCACACCCGAGACCCTGTCGGCAACTACCGTTAGTTTTGGACTTGCCCCCCGCATCAATGCCATGGGGCGGATGGACGATGCTGGCAAGGTAGTGGAGATGCTCACCACTGCCGACTACGCTCGGGCCAAGGAAATCGCCGAGACATTGGACGAGTACAATGCCAGTCGGCGCAGCCTAGAGGCAGAGATCCTGCAAGAGGCCATCGCCTTGGTAGAAGAATCGAAAAGCTATCTCACCGATAAGGTGTTGGTGGTGGCCAAGGAGGGCTGGCACCACGGAGTGATAGGAATAGTTGCCTCAAGGCTAGTGGAACGCTACTATCGTCCGGTTATTGTCGTTGCCCTAGAGGATGGCATCGGCAAAGGCTCAGCTCGCAGTATCGATGGCTTCGATCTTTTTGCTGCACTCAAGGAATGTCACGAGGTGCTGGTGGGGTATGGCGGGCATACCATGGCTGCGGGGATTTCCTTGCGGCAGGACAAGCTAACGGAGCTGCGCCAACGGATTAACCAGGTAGCGGATCAGTGGCTGACCCCAGAGGACCTGATTCCCAGACTGCTGGCTGAGGCGGAGGTGGCGCTGTCAGACCTGAGCTTTCGTCTGGTGGAGGAACTGAATCTTTTTGCGCCCTTCGGTCCCGATAATCCACCCCCGGTTTTGACCAGCCGAGGTGTGCCCTTGCGGGAAGTGCGGGCCGTAGGTAAAGAACACCGGCATCTGCAGTTGTATTTTGCCCCGGAGACGGGAATTCGGCAGGGGATTGCCTTCGGTTTCGGGGCCATGAAGGAGGACTTACTCCATCTATCCCACGTGGATATCGCTTATTGTCCAGACATTAATGAATTTAACGGTGAGCGCAGCCTTCAGCCCAAGATCAAGGATATTAAGATTGCCCAGGAGTACTTGCGGGCGAGTCTCTTGAGTCGGATCTCGGATCGGTTTCAGGGGTTGCCGGAAAGTACCGCCTATGACCATGTGGAGGCCTTTGGGTTGTTGGAAGGGGAAGGCACGCCGGCACCGGCCTTGTCTGATTGTCGATGGCTGGATGGCAGAGGCGAGAACAAGGGCGACTATCTCCGGGATGTGATCGGCGCCAGCGCCAATCCCTTGGTGATCTGGGTGAATCGGGTAGGCTTTGCCTGC
The nucleotide sequence above comes from Bacillota bacterium. Encoded proteins:
- a CDS encoding DUF456 domain-containing protein; protein product: MDLSGWEILCLLLAVVGWLGSILPALPGLPLSLAALIGYGIVTDFAVIGTGTLLLAGLLTLVNYFVGYLLGARLARRFGQVEVPAWGIFIASILGSMVMGPIGLLAAPILVVLARALVVGAGLQRGILSALAVAGSMLVEVMMEWLVATWILILLLRAIF
- the recJ gene encoding single-stranded-DNA-specific exonuclease RecJ; this translates as MTALAETRWMIQPNDPERARVLAQAVGISPITAQLLLNRGITTPKAAQEFLYPSLSQLHSPYGLADMDRAVATIVAAMEAGLPITIYGDYDVDGTSSAALLINVFRRLGVSHVDYYIPHRIDEGYGLNEAAIYDLAQRGSKLLITVDCGVTAVEEVALAQRLGMQVVVTDHHQPGRELPAAEAVIDPHRSDCRYPFPHLAGVGVAFKLAQALLHTVGGAPDRWDEVGTEWLDLVALGTIADVASVHGENRAIIKYGLERMAASANLGIQALMEVARVTPETLSATTVSFGLAPRINAMGRMDDAGKVVEMLTTADYARAKEIAETLDEYNASRRSLEAEILQEAIALVEESKSYLTDKVLVVAKEGWHHGVIGIVASRLVERYYRPVIVVALEDGIGKGSARSIDGFDLFAALKECHEVLVGYGGHTMAAGISLRQDKLTELRQRINQVADQWLTPEDLIPRLLAEAEVALSDLSFRLVEELNLFAPFGPDNPPPVLTSRGVPLREVRAVGKEHRHLQLYFAPETGIRQGIAFGFGAMKEDLLHLSHVDIAYCPDINEFNGERSLQPKIKDIKIAQEYLRASLLSRISDRFQGLPESTAYDHVEAFGLLEGEGTPAPALSDCRWLDGRGENKGDYLRDVIGASANPLVIWVNRVGFACALADNIAAAFPGLSGGITVYSHQMEQSLQDECLCYHQELPWRVIVTDADQLPSSLLGPHPDLLVYHLPPSPYYLWHLAQQCQSRQGAVHLLFDEMDSTQARQLLAWSWPDADQLRRIYVELYRLCTVGVAEPLEELFLDIGPRLRLTRQGLLRALEVFVELGLCQFSETGLVLGEAPKNRLDLELSVRYNNVVQSRERMEKWIESASQRPMSLLRQMLAKLAEAV